A genomic window from Halogeometricum sp. S3BR5-2 includes:
- a CDS encoding ABC transporter substrate-binding protein yields MPSEHTRRNLLRAVGIGALGGLAGCTRGSMQSGGSSETSGSTGTGESGGGSDELAVPLDEYTGADIDWKQFEGTTINIGAVNHPWVSSIKPAIPVFEELTGIDVVWNILPEQQFRTKRLTDVSTGAGKFDVFFLDQVVNQFAESGWLQPLDPYFDDGSLYDEQWYKPDDLFEATTWQAHGGGYSDTWTGMPITVEVQTQFYRTDLYEKHGLEVATTLEGFRENAKTIHEEESDVVGTVGRGQKGYGMNIYVLNTFLREHGAELWENYPKDSGLDTDGAIAAAQWYVNLLREYGPDGASSQTWSDVLSTMQSGRAGHIVSDANLFWPNLIDSSSSDVADNVEIARVPAPESGQFGPNAYSWQIASSKNAKNSKQAFLFMLWATSEPTNTWMHLESDAAFSVRRSVWENDEFRSRVGEKFAQVSLESLEVAKPDPFDRKYPEWGQKYSEELQKAIAGTKSPEAAMKRAAEKAQQTFQ; encoded by the coding sequence ATGCCAAGCGAACACACGAGGCGAAACCTCCTCAGAGCGGTAGGTATCGGCGCGCTCGGCGGACTCGCGGGCTGCACGCGGGGCAGCATGCAGTCCGGCGGGAGCAGCGAAACGTCCGGGAGCACTGGAACGGGCGAGTCCGGCGGCGGGTCGGACGAACTCGCCGTTCCGCTCGACGAGTACACGGGCGCGGACATCGACTGGAAGCAGTTCGAGGGCACCACCATCAACATCGGCGCGGTCAACCACCCGTGGGTGTCCTCGATCAAACCCGCGATACCGGTCTTCGAGGAACTGACGGGTATCGACGTGGTGTGGAACATCCTGCCCGAACAGCAGTTCCGGACCAAGCGGCTGACCGACGTGAGCACCGGCGCGGGGAAGTTCGACGTGTTCTTCCTCGACCAGGTCGTCAACCAGTTCGCCGAATCGGGCTGGCTCCAACCGCTCGACCCGTACTTCGACGACGGGAGCCTGTACGACGAGCAGTGGTACAAGCCGGACGACCTGTTCGAGGCGACGACGTGGCAGGCCCACGGCGGGGGCTACAGCGACACGTGGACGGGGATGCCCATCACCGTCGAGGTGCAGACGCAGTTCTACCGGACGGACCTCTACGAAAAGCACGGACTGGAGGTGGCGACGACCCTCGAGGGGTTCCGGGAGAACGCGAAGACCATCCACGAGGAGGAGTCCGACGTCGTCGGCACCGTCGGGCGAGGGCAGAAGGGCTACGGGATGAACATCTACGTCCTGAACACGTTCCTCCGCGAACACGGCGCCGAACTCTGGGAGAACTACCCGAAGGACTCCGGACTCGACACCGACGGGGCGATCGCGGCGGCGCAGTGGTACGTGAACCTTCTGCGCGAGTACGGTCCCGACGGAGCGTCGAGTCAGACGTGGTCGGACGTGCTCTCGACGATGCAGTCGGGGCGGGCCGGCCACATCGTCTCGGACGCCAACCTGTTCTGGCCGAACCTGATCGATTCGAGTTCCTCGGACGTGGCGGATAACGTCGAGATAGCGCGGGTGCCCGCGCCGGAGAGCGGCCAGTTCGGCCCGAACGCCTACTCCTGGCAGATCGCCTCCTCGAAGAACGCCAAGAACTCGAAGCAGGCGTTCCTGTTCATGCTGTGGGCGACGTCCGAACCGACGAACACGTGGATGCACCTGGAGAGCGACGCGGCGTTCTCCGTGCGTCGCTCCGTCTGGGAGAACGACGAGTTCCGCTCGCGTGTCGGCGAGAAGTTCGCGCAGGTGTCGCTCGAGTCGCTGGAGGTGGCCAAGCCGGACCCGTTCGACCGTAAGTACCCCGAGTGGGGTCAGAAGTACTCCGAGGAACTCCAGAAGGCCATCGCGGGGACGAAGTCGCCCGAAGCCGCGATGAAACGCGCCGCCGAGAAAGCCCAGCAGACGTTCCAATGA
- a CDS encoding zinc-dependent alcohol dehydrogenase family protein, translated as MRTATLTDVGEIAVRERERPEPAADEVLVRVGACGVCMTDYHMYHGSFAVETPLVLGHESAGEVVDAGDGVTGVETGDRVAINPTIPCTTCSYCKRGETHLCENNTSVGGAGDTILDGAFAEYVAVPAISVEPIGEMSFERAALAEPLACCMHGVDQTDLEPGDSVAIIGAGPIGLLLLQAFRNAGAAPIVVSEPDDERRELAAELGADAVVDPDEDDPTTVVPAAADGPVDVGVEAIGLVPTIEQANEVTAKGGSTLIFGVPDQEATLEVSPFDVFFDEVGYRGSYSLTAADFERAVTMLRYDRVDAETLVTSTIGLGDLPAAFDRMENAEGLKNVVVPGDD; from the coding sequence ATGCGGACGGCGACGCTGACGGACGTCGGCGAAATCGCGGTCCGAGAGCGGGAACGACCCGAACCGGCGGCGGACGAGGTGCTCGTCCGCGTCGGCGCCTGCGGCGTCTGCATGACCGACTACCACATGTACCACGGCTCCTTCGCCGTCGAGACGCCCCTCGTGTTGGGACACGAGAGCGCCGGCGAAGTCGTCGACGCCGGCGACGGCGTGACCGGCGTGGAGACGGGCGACCGGGTCGCCATCAACCCGACCATCCCCTGTACGACCTGCTCGTACTGCAAGCGCGGCGAGACGCACCTCTGCGAGAACAACACCAGCGTCGGCGGCGCCGGCGACACCATCCTCGACGGCGCGTTCGCCGAGTACGTGGCGGTCCCCGCGATAAGCGTCGAACCCATCGGCGAGATGTCGTTCGAGCGGGCCGCCCTCGCCGAACCGCTGGCTTGCTGCATGCACGGCGTGGACCAGACGGACCTCGAACCCGGCGACAGCGTCGCCATCATCGGCGCCGGTCCCATCGGCCTCCTCCTCCTCCAGGCGTTCCGCAACGCCGGCGCCGCGCCGATCGTCGTCTCCGAACCCGACGACGAACGCCGCGAACTCGCGGCCGAACTGGGCGCCGACGCGGTGGTCGACCCCGACGAGGACGACCCGACGACGGTCGTTCCGGCGGCCGCCGACGGTCCCGTCGACGTGGGCGTCGAGGCCATCGGCCTCGTCCCGACCATCGAACAGGCCAACGAGGTGACCGCGAAGGGCGGGTCGACGCTCATCTTCGGCGTTCCGGACCAGGAGGCGACCCTGGAGGTCAGCCCGTTCGACGTGTTCTTCGACGAAGTCGGCTATCGGGGCTCCTACTCGCTCACCGCGGCCGACTTCGAGCGCGCCGTAACGATGCTCCGGTACGACCGCGTCGACGCCGAGACGCTCGTGACCTCCACGATCGGTCTCGGAGACCTCCCCGCGGCGTTCGACCGCATGGAGAACGCCGAGGGACTGAAGAACGTCGTCGTCCCCGGGGACGACTGA